One Phaseolus vulgaris cultivar G19833 chromosome 4, P. vulgaris v2.0, whole genome shotgun sequence DNA window includes the following coding sequences:
- the LOC137836734 gene encoding probable phospholipid-transporting ATPase 8, translating to MPGGSSKRRIHFSKLYSFSCLKSRFRDGHSQIGQKGYSRVVYCNDPDNPEAVQLSYGGNYVSTTKYTAFNFIPKSLFEQFRRVANIYFLIVACVSFSPLAPFTALSIVAPLLVVIGATMAKEAVEDWRRRKQDIEANNRKVQVYGRNYTFTETRWKKLRVGDIIKVYKDEYFPADLLLLSSSPGDGVCYVETMNLDGETNLKLKHALEVTTHLHDEKSLQKFRAVVKCEDPNENLYSFIGTLQHDGKEYPLSLQQILLRDSKLKNTDFIYGIVVFTGHDTKVMQNSTDPPSKRSKIERKMDKIIYILFSTLVLISFIGSVFFGIETKKDISGGRYKRWYLHPDDATVFYDPRRATLAAILHFLTAIMLYGYLIPISLYVSIEIVKVLQSIFINQDQEMYYEESDRPAHARTSNLNEELGQVDTILSDKTGTLTCNSMEFVKCSIGGIPYGRGMTEVEKALARRGKGGESDVDGGSSDFLGQNNEASDSLHPIKGFNFRDERIVNGQWVNEPCSDFIQKFFLVLAICHTAIPDEDKESGEISYEAESPDEAAFVIAARELGFEFFERKQTSISLHELNYESGKKVDRVYQLLHVLEFSSSRKRMSVIVRNEENQLLLLCKGADSVMFERLSQHGRQFEVETRDHIKRYAEAGLRTLVVTYRELDEEEYKLWDKEFSKVKSSVTEDRDALVDAAADKMERDLILLGATAVEDRLQKGVPECIEKLARAKIKLWVLTGDKMETAVNIGYACSLLRQDMKQIVITLDSSDILYLEKQGDKQALAKASLESIKKQIGEGISQINSAKESSNANKGTSSGFGLIIDGKSLDYSLNKNLEKSFFELAINCASVICCRSSPKQKARVTRLVKLGTGKTTLSIGDGANDVGMLQEADIGVGISGAEGMQAIMASDFAIAQFRFLERLLLVHGHWCYRRISMMICYFFYKNIAFGFTLFWFEAYASFSGQAAYNDWYMSFYNVFFTSLPVIALGVFDQDVSAKLCLKYPVLYLEGVEDTLFSWPRILGWMLNGVLSSLVIFFLTTNSVLNQAFRRDGKVVDFEILGVTMYTCVVWTVNCQMALSINYFTWIQHFFIWGSIAFWYVFVLVYGYLSPAISTTAYRVFVEACAPSGLYWLVTLLVVVCVLLPYFSYRSFQSRFLPMYHDIIQREQVEGIEIGLSDDELPKKVQGKLIHLRERLKQREM from the exons ATGCCTGGTGGGAGCAGCAAAAGGAGGATACATTTTAGCAAACTGTACAGTTTTTCTTGTTTGAAATCTCGTTTCAGAGATGGTCATTCCCAAATTGGGCAGAAGGGGTACTCCAGGGTTGTGTACTGCAATGATCCGGATAACCCTGAAGCAGTTCAGTTGAGTTATGGAGGCAATTATGTTTCAACAACCAAGTATACAGCTTTTAATTTCATCCCCAAGTCTCTGTTTGAGCAGTTCAGAAGGGTTGCAAATATCTACTTTCTCATTGTTGCGTGTGTTTCATTTAGTCCATTGGCACCTTTCACTGCTCTAAGTATTGTTGCTCCATTGCTGGTTGTGATTGGAGCTACAATGGCCAAGGAAGCTGTGGAAGATTGGAGGAGGAGAAAACAG GATATAGAGGCAAATAACAGAAAGGTTCAGGTATATGGTAGAAATTATACATTTACCGAGACTAGATGGAAGAAACTCCGTGTTGGTGATATCATTAAAGTGTACAAGGATGAATACTTTCCTGCTGATCTTCTTTTGCTTTCATCAAGCCCCGGTGATGGGGTTTGTTATGTCGAGACTATGAATCTTGATGGAGAAACTAATCTGAAATTAAAGCATGCTTTGGAGGTGACAACTCATCTTCATGATGAAAAGTCTCTCCAAAAGTTTAGGGCTGTGGTTAAATGTGAGGATCCTAATGAAAATCTGTACTCATTTATTGGAACTTTACAACATGATGGTAAAGAATATCCTCTTTCCTTGCAGCAGATCCTGTTAAGAGATTCTAAGTTGAAAAACACTGATTTTATCTATGGCATTGTTGTCTTTACTGGCCATGATACGAAAGTTATGCAGAATTCCACCGATCCTCCGTCCAAAAGAAGCAAAATTGAGAGGAAAATGGATAAGATAATATACATCCTCTTCAGTACCTTGGTTTTGATATCCTTTATTGGTTCTGTCTTTTTTGGTATTGAGACCAAAAAGGATATTAGTGGTGGAAGGTATAAAAGATGGTATCTTCATCCAGACGATGCAACGGTGTTCTATGATCCGAGAAGGGCAACACTTGCTGCTATTCTTCATTTTTTGACTGCCATTATGTTGTATGGATATCTAATTCCGATATCACTTTATGTGTCCATAGAAATTGTGAAAGTTCTGCAGAGCATTTTCATTAACCAAGACCAGGAAATGTATTATGAAGAATCAGATAGGCCAGCTCATGCACGCACGTCTAATTTGAATGAGGAACTTGGTCAGGTTGATACCATATTGAGTGACAAAACTGGTACTTTGACATGTAACTCAATGGAGTTTGTCAAATGTTCAATAGGGGGCATTCCGTATGGTCGTGGTATGACAGAAGTAGAGAAAGCACTTGCTAGGAGAGGAAAAGGTGGGGAATCTGATGTTGATGGTGGATCCTCTGATTTCTTGGGCCAGAATAATGAGGCAAGTGACTCTCTGCATCCAATTAAGGGCTTTAATTTTAGAGATGAGCGCATAGTGAATGGGCAATGGGTTAATGAACCATGTTCAGACTTCATACAGAAATTCTTTCTAGTTTTAGCTATTTGTCACACAGCTATTCCAGATGAAGATAAAGAATCTGGAGAAATTTCCTATGAAGCCGAGTCACCAGATGAAGCAGCTTTTGTCATAGCTGCAAGGGAGCTTGGTTTCGAGTTTTTTGAAAGGAAACAAACAAGCATATCATTGCACGAATTGAATTATGAAAGTGGAAAAAAGGTTGACAG AGTGTACCAGCTTCTACATGTGTTAGAGTTCAGCAGTTCCCGCAAAAGAATGTCAGTGATAGTGAGGAATGAGGAAAATCAATTATTGCTCCTATGCAAGGGTGCAGACAG TGTAATGTTTGAAAGGCTCTCACAGCATGGAAGACAGTTTGAGGTTGAAACCAGAGATCATATCAAAAGGTACGCCGAGGCTGGTTTAAGAACCCTTGTAGTCACATACCGTGAACTTGATGAAGAAGAATATAAGTTATGGGACAAGGAGTTTTCAAAGGTCAAATCTTCTGTAACAGAAGACCGAGATGCACTGGTGGATGCAGCTGCTGACAAGATGGAAAGAGATTTGATACTTCTTGGTGCTACTGCAGTTGAGGATAGACTGCAAAAAGGG GTTCCTGAGTGTATTGAAAAGCTTGCACGGGCAAAAATCAAGTTATGGGTATTGACTGGAGACAAGATGGAAACTGCAGTCAACATAGG GTATGCTTGCAGTTTACTTAGACAAGACATGAAACAGATAGTGATCACTCTTGATTCCTCAGATATCTTATACTTGGAAAAGCAAGGGGACAAGCAGGCTCTAGCAAAG GCTTCTCTTGAAAGCATTAAGAAGCAAATTGGAGAAGGAATCTCACAAATTAACTCTGCCAAAGAGAGTTCTAATGCAAATAAAGGAACGTCTTCTGGGTTTGGCTTGATAATCGATGGAAAGTCCTTGGATTATTCTCTTAACAAGAATTTGGAGAAGTCCTTCTTTGAGCTTGCCATTAATTGTGCTTCTGTCATATGTTGCCGATCTTCACCCAAACAAAAAGCTCGT GTTACAAGGTTGGTAAAATTGGGAACTGGGAAGACAACATTATCTATTGGTGATGGGGCAAATGATGTTGGCATGCTTCAGGAGGCTGATATTGGAGTTGGCATTAGTGGTGCTGAAGGGATGCAG GCTATAATGGCAAGTGATTTTGCAATAGCTCAATTCCGGTTTCTGGAGCGTTTGTTGTTGGTACATGGCCATTGGTGTTATCGGCGTATATCAATGATG ATATgctattttttctataaaaacaTTGCGTTTGGATTTACCCTTTTTTGGTTTGAGGCATATGCTTCTTTCTCTGGTCAAGCTGCTTACAATGATTGGTACATGTCATTTTACAATGTCTTCTTCACTTCACTTCCAGTAATCGCTCTAGGTGTTTTTGATCAGGATGTTTCTGCCAAACTTTGTCTAAAG TATCCTGTTCTATATCTAGAGGGAGTAGAAGACACCCTCTTCAGCTGGCCCCGGATTCTTGGGTGGATGTTGAATGGAGTACTTAGTTCTTTAGTGATCTTCTTCTTAACCACTAATTCTGTGTTGAATCAAGCCTTCAGAAGAGATGGTAAGGTGGTTGATTTTGAAATACTTGGAGTCACAATGTATACATGTGTGGTCTGGACTGTGAATTGCCAAATGGCACTATCCATCAATTACTTTACTTGgatacaacatttttttatatgggGCAGCATTGCCTTCTGGTATGTGTTTGTGTTGGTCTATGGTTACCTCTCCCCAGCAATATCCACAACAGCTTACAGGGTTTTTGTGGAAGCATGTGCTCCCAGTGGTCTATATTGGCTAGTAACCCTTTTGGTtgttgtgtgtgtgctgctaCCCTATTTCTCCTATAGGTCTTTCCAAAGTCGGTTTCTACCAATGTACCATGATATTATACAGAGAGAACAAGTAGAAGGGATTGAAATTGGGTTATCAGATGATGAGTTACCTAAAAAGGTCCAGGGAAAACTAATACACCTCAGAGAAAGATTGAAGCAAAGGGAGATGTGA